In the Burkholderia glumae LMG 2196 = ATCC 33617 genome, one interval contains:
- a CDS encoding choline ABC transporter substrate-binding protein, whose protein sequence is MKPCKTLVLAAALAVALPSPSFARDAAACRAVRFADIGWTDITSTTALASVLFEALGYRPSTTIASVPISFAGLKSGQIDVSLGYWWPVQQKQIQPFLDAKSITVLQPPNLSGAKTTLAVPDYAYQAGLKRFNDIAGHRAELGGRIYGIEAGSSANATIQKMIDTNQYGLAGFKLVESSEAGMLVTVARAVREKQWVVFLGWEPHPMNIQLPMHYLAGGDASFGPNYGEARVYTLTANGFAERCPNAGRLVSNLRFTTDMENQLMLAVMNRTRPAEAAKDYIRKHPQLLDGWLAGVTSYDGRDGLATVKAALGP, encoded by the coding sequence ATGAAGCCGTGCAAGACCCTAGTGCTGGCCGCGGCGCTGGCCGTCGCGCTGCCGTCGCCGTCGTTTGCCCGGGATGCCGCCGCTTGCCGAGCGGTGCGGTTCGCCGATATCGGCTGGACCGACATCACGTCCACCACGGCGCTCGCGTCGGTGCTGTTCGAGGCGCTCGGCTACCGGCCCAGCACGACCATCGCCTCGGTGCCGATTTCGTTCGCGGGCCTGAAGTCCGGGCAGATCGACGTCTCCCTCGGCTACTGGTGGCCGGTGCAGCAAAAGCAGATCCAGCCGTTCCTCGACGCGAAGTCGATCACGGTGCTGCAGCCGCCGAACCTGTCCGGCGCGAAGACCACGCTGGCGGTGCCGGACTATGCCTATCAGGCCGGGCTCAAGCGCTTTAACGACATCGCCGGGCATCGCGCCGAACTCGGCGGCAGGATCTACGGGATCGAGGCCGGCAGCAGCGCGAACGCGACGATCCAGAAGATGATCGACACCAATCAGTACGGCCTGGCCGGCTTCAAGCTCGTCGAGTCGAGCGAGGCCGGCATGCTGGTGACGGTGGCGCGTGCCGTGCGCGAGAAGCAATGGGTGGTGTTCCTCGGCTGGGAGCCGCACCCGATGAACATCCAGCTGCCGATGCACTACCTGGCGGGCGGCGACGCGTCGTTCGGCCCGAACTATGGCGAGGCGCGCGTCTACACGCTGACCGCGAACGGCTTCGCCGAGCGCTGCCCGAACGCGGGCCGGCTGGTGTCGAACCTGCGCTTCACCACCGACATGGAAAACCAGCTGATGCTCGCCGTGATGAACCGGACGCGGCCCGCCGAGGCGGCCAAGGACTACATCCGCAAGCATCCGCAGCTGCTCGACGGCTGGCTGGCCGGCGTGACGAGCTACGACGGCAGGGACGGCCTCGCCACCGTGAAGGCCGCGCTCGGCCCCTGA
- a CDS encoding DUF1330 domain-containing protein — MAKAYWLSIYRNISDTDKMAAYAKLAAPAVAEAGGRYLVRNTPAEVFEGGLRERAVIIEFDSLEAALAARHSPAYQAALKALDNGAERDFRVVEGV, encoded by the coding sequence ATGGCAAAAGCATACTGGCTCAGCATTTACCGCAACATCTCCGACACCGACAAGATGGCGGCCTACGCCAAGCTGGCCGCGCCCGCCGTGGCCGAAGCGGGCGGCCGCTATCTGGTCCGCAACACGCCGGCCGAAGTGTTCGAGGGCGGCCTGCGCGAGCGCGCCGTCATCATCGAGTTCGACAGCCTCGAAGCCGCGCTCGCCGCGCGCCACAGCCCGGCCTACCAGGCCGCCCTGAAGGCGCTCGACAACGGCGCGGAGCGCGACTTCCGCGTGGTCGAAGGCGTCTGA
- a CDS encoding GlxA family transcriptional regulator produces the protein MPETFHFLLLPGFSALGCMSAIEPLRVANRFRPELYRWQLLSIDGAPVTASNGVALNADAAFGEVARTGMVFVIAGFEPLACYTRALGDWLRRQHHGGATLGAIDTGSFVLAEAGLFEAGHTLTLHWEALAAFRERYPRLTATQELFETGARRITCAGGTASIDMMLELIGRRHGADLAASISEQFVVGRIRAHSDRQRLEIAARYGVHNRKLIQVIGAMERHTETPLSSEALARDVGITRRQLERLFSAMLGDTPTRFYMNLRLDRARELLQQTDMTITAICVACGFESPSHFSRSYRMRFGASPRNDRHALR, from the coding sequence ATGCCGGAAACCTTCCACTTCCTGCTGCTGCCCGGCTTCTCCGCGCTCGGCTGCATGTCTGCGATCGAGCCGCTGCGCGTGGCCAACCGCTTTCGCCCCGAGCTCTATCGCTGGCAGTTGCTCAGCATCGACGGCGCGCCGGTGACGGCCAGCAACGGCGTCGCGCTCAATGCCGACGCCGCGTTCGGCGAGGTTGCGCGCACCGGCATGGTGTTCGTGATCGCCGGCTTCGAGCCGCTCGCCTGCTACACGCGCGCGCTCGGCGACTGGCTGCGCCGCCAGCACCACGGCGGCGCCACGCTCGGCGCGATCGATACCGGCAGCTTCGTGCTGGCCGAGGCGGGGCTGTTCGAGGCGGGCCATACGCTGACGCTGCACTGGGAGGCGCTCGCCGCGTTCCGCGAGCGCTATCCGCGCCTCACCGCCACGCAGGAGCTGTTCGAGACGGGCGCGCGGCGCATCACCTGTGCGGGCGGCACCGCCTCGATCGACATGATGCTGGAGCTGATCGGCCGGCGCCACGGTGCGGACCTGGCGGCCAGCATCTCCGAACAGTTCGTGGTGGGCCGCATCCGCGCGCATTCGGACCGCCAGCGGCTCGAGATCGCGGCGCGCTACGGCGTCCACAACCGCAAGCTGATCCAGGTGATCGGCGCGATGGAGCGCCATACGGAAACGCCGCTGTCCTCCGAGGCGCTGGCGCGGGACGTGGGCATCACGCGGCGCCAGCTCGAGCGCCTGTTCAGCGCGATGCTCGGCGACACGCCCACGCGCTTCTACATGAACCTGCGGCTCGACCGCGCGCGCGAGCTGCTGCAGCAGACCGACATGACGATCACCGCGATCTGCGTGGCCTGCGGCTTCGAATCGCCGTCGCATTTCTCGCGCAGCTACCGCATGCGCTTCGGCGCGAGCCCGCGCAACGATCGCCACGCGCTGCGCTGA
- a CDS encoding porin: protein MKRKIKLAAASTAALAMAGAAPASHAQSSVTLYGIIDAGVTYASNAGGAHLAKFDDGVSYGNRLGFSGSEDLGGGLKAVFALETGFRLGNGQLGFGGALFGRQAYVGLQNEWGTLSFGDQLDMTDEMVYLTNVSAWASGYAIHQGDFDRFNGDRLPNSVKFLSNPFGGFRLGAMYSFGNVAGNFHRNSAYSVGASYARGGFSAGAAYTQLNDPSGIYAFDPYAMIGTRTFLGQPTVRIDPASGARTDLFASTPMAIDKQGTFGAGASYAIGKLTLIGNLTYTTIKGFGQSSHMQVYEGGASYQFTPALSLVGGYQHTRFEGHHWNQGSAGLHYLLSKRTDVYLSGDYLRASRGVDAVIGYSFTPSTTPTQADLRVGMRHSF from the coding sequence ATGAAAAGAAAAATCAAGCTCGCCGCGGCGAGCACCGCCGCGCTGGCGATGGCCGGCGCGGCGCCGGCCAGCCACGCGCAAAGCAGCGTGACGCTCTACGGCATCATCGATGCCGGTGTCACCTATGCGAGCAATGCGGGCGGCGCGCACCTCGCCAAGTTCGACGACGGCGTGTCCTATGGCAACCGGCTCGGCTTCAGCGGCAGCGAGGATCTCGGCGGCGGCCTGAAGGCCGTGTTCGCGCTGGAGACGGGGTTCCGGCTCGGCAACGGGCAGCTCGGTTTCGGCGGCGCGCTGTTCGGCCGCCAGGCCTATGTCGGACTGCAGAACGAGTGGGGCACGCTGTCGTTCGGCGACCAGCTCGACATGACCGATGAAATGGTCTATCTGACCAACGTGTCGGCCTGGGCGAGCGGCTACGCGATCCACCAGGGCGACTTCGACCGCTTCAACGGCGACCGCCTGCCGAACTCGGTGAAGTTCCTGTCGAACCCTTTCGGCGGCTTCAGGCTCGGCGCGATGTACTCGTTCGGCAACGTGGCCGGCAACTTCCATCGCAACAGCGCCTACAGCGTGGGCGCCAGCTACGCGCGTGGCGGTTTCTCGGCCGGCGCGGCCTACACGCAGTTGAACGACCCGAGCGGCATCTATGCGTTCGACCCCTACGCCATGATCGGCACCAGGACCTTTCTCGGTCAGCCCACCGTGCGCATCGATCCGGCCAGCGGCGCGCGCACCGATCTGTTCGCGAGCACGCCGATGGCCATCGACAAGCAGGGCACCTTCGGCGCCGGGGCGAGCTACGCGATCGGCAAGCTCACGCTGATCGGCAACCTCACCTACACCACCATCAAGGGCTTCGGGCAATCCTCGCACATGCAGGTCTACGAAGGCGGCGCGAGCTACCAGTTCACGCCGGCGCTGAGCCTCGTCGGCGGCTACCAGCACACGCGCTTCGAGGGCCATCACTGGAACCAGGGCTCGGCGGGCCTGCACTACCTGCTCTCCAAGCGCACCGACGTCTACCTCTCGGGCGACTACCTGCGTGCCTCGCGCGGCGTGGACGCCGTGATCGGCTACAGCTTCACGCCGTCCACCACGCCGACCCAGGCAGACCTGCGGGTCGGCATGCGCCATTCGTTCTGA